GGAACGAGTCTGCCGGCCAGGAGCTGATCCAGGCCGTTCACGTCCGCCACGCTCCGGCTGCGAACCGGGGCCACGCTCGCGGCAACCGCCGCCGCACGCGCGGCCTTGCCCTTCCCACGCGGCGCCTGCTCTTCGCCCTCGTCGATGCCGAAGAAGAGCACCGCGAGCGAGGTCTTCAACCCGAGGTGCGCGATGCGGCGGAGCGTGAGCAGCGATGGGTTTCGCACCCCACGCTCCACCTCAGAGATGTACTTCGATGTCAGCCTGCAGCGTTCGCCGAGTTCCTGCTGAGTAAACCCCCGTTCCTTTCGCAGACCCTTCAGCCTCAGGCCGAGGCGGCGTAGCATTCCGTGTTCTTGACTCATGCGCGCATTGTCCGTCGACCTGGCCATGATCAAAGACCATCCTTGTAGGTAGCAAGAGTTAGCACGAGGCTGCGGGAGTGGCCACCGAGGGGAGATCTCCTCGGTGAACGCGGCACCCCGCGGCCCCGCGTCGGCTGGGAAACCCCCCGTGCCCCAGAGTCAGCTTTGCTCGCTGCGATCGCGCAACACGCGCCGCCGCGCATCCAGCACGACGAAGGCGTGCGCCCCGAACGTGGCGGCCACCGAGTTGAGCGCGCCGTGGAGCAGATAGTCGATCCCGAGGGGATGTCCCTCCGCCTCCCGGATGAGCGCCGCGATATCGCCGTCGCTCGGCTGATGCCCCGTTTCGGACTCGGACTGCGGGAGCAGCTCGGACATGGCAAACCTCCCTGGGAAGTCTTTGAAGTAGCTTTGCCGCGCCAATCTTGTCAAGTAACCTGCCGCTCGGTCGCGGCCCCGGGGCCGCCCCGACGAAACGCCCCACAGGAGGTTCCGCATGGCGCTCCCCACGTCCGTGACCTACTGCGAATGCTGGGCCCGCGACGGGCTCCAGTCGATCCCCGTCGTCGTCCCCACCGATCAGAAGGTGGAGATGATCGACCGCATCATCGATTCCGGCGTGCGCAAGCTCGAGGTGACGAGCTTCTCGCACCCGAAGCTCCTGCCCCAGTTCGCCGATTGCGTGGAGGTGCTGCGACGCATCCAGCGCCGCCCCGAGGTCAGCTACGTGGTGCTGATGCCCAACGAGAAGGGCTTCGACCGCTTCGAAGGCTGCGTGAAGGAGGGCTACGGCGCCGACGAGCTCATCCTCATGATCTCCTCGAGCGAGGCCCACAACCGCGTCAACTTCCGCATGACGCACGAGGAGGCCAAGCGCGCCCACGCGGCGATCATGAAGCGCTCGCACGGCCTCGGCGTGAAGGTCATCGGCTGCGCCGGCACCGTCTACGGCTGTCCGATCCTCGGGGACGTGCCCATGCGCGACGTGGAGGACATCGTGCGCTTCTACCTCGACGAGGGGGCGCAGACGATCATGCTCGGCGACACGATCGGCGCCGCCAACCCGAAGCAGGTGCGCGAGCGCATCGGCGCGCTGCTGGCGCGCTTCCCGCAGGCGGAG
Above is a window of Deltaproteobacteria bacterium DNA encoding:
- a CDS encoding helix-turn-helix transcriptional regulator, whose amino-acid sequence is MARSTDNARMSQEHGMLRRLGLRLKGLRKERGFTQQELGERCRLTSKYISEVERGVRNPSLLTLRRIAHLGLKTSLAVLFFGIDEGEEQAPRGKGKAARAAAVAASVAPVRSRSVADVNGLDQLLAGRLVPMRAQLLDIYRAVADLVDRPAR
- a CDS encoding hydroxymethylglutaryl-CoA lyase, which codes for MALPTSVTYCECWARDGLQSIPVVVPTDQKVEMIDRIIDSGVRKLEVTSFSHPKLLPQFADCVEVLRRIQRRPEVSYVVLMPNEKGFDRFEGCVKEGYGADELILMISSSEAHNRVNFRMTHEEAKRAHAAIMKRSHGLGVKVIGCAGTVYGCPILGDVPMRDVEDIVRFYLDEGAQTIMLGDTIGAANPKQVRERIGALLARFPQAEFIAHFHDTRGTGIVNTVAALELGLRYVDGSIGAIGGQPATGKAKYQFGFTGNVCSEDLLCLLEEMGVETGVNLGQLIENGKRAEEILGQPLRANVIHTGPVIHEPRPYDPESGPQGGA